A section of the Nitrospirota bacterium genome encodes:
- a CDS encoding AURKAIP1/COX24 domain-containing protein has translation MGSVVKKRKKKMRKHKHKKLLKKTKVERRKRK, from the coding sequence TTGGGTAGTGTAGTCAAGAAGCGGAAGAAGAAGATGAGAAAACATAAGCATAAGAAATTGCTTAAGAAGACCAAGGTTGAAAGAAGGAAAAGGAAGTAA